The proteins below are encoded in one region of Silene latifolia isolate original U9 population chromosome 2, ASM4854445v1, whole genome shotgun sequence:
- the LOC141633015 gene encoding uncharacterized protein LOC141633015, whose translation MTNGDSGSGTKIESSSPYYLGPQDKPGDTITHIRLTLDNFDEWVHDVRVALKSRRKYVFVNGTINEPKPPCSDDDWETIHSMLVSWLSRTISDEVRALLPKFENAKRLWDALHERFAVVDGSRIHQIQAGLRDCHQSEGMSVTVYYGKLCQLWDDLDKHQPIIECKCCSNCTSAKQHLDRRESDRLQQFLLGLLFAPYASLRSIILAQNPLPTVARAYHMVCQE comes from the coding sequence ATGACGAACGGTGACAGCGGCTCAGGAACGAAAATCGAATCTTCTTCCCCGTATTACCTGGGTCCTCAAGACAAACCAGGTGACACTATCACCCACATCCGTCTTACCCTCGACAATTTCGATGAATGGGTACACGATGTTCGTGTTGCGCTAAAATCGCGCCGAAAGTATGTCTTCGTTAATGGTACCATTAACGAACCAAAACCCCCATGTTCCGATGATGATTGGGAAACTATCCACTCTATGCTTGTCTCGTGGCTGTCTCGCACAATCTCTGATGAGGTACGTGCTCTACTTCCAAAATTTGAAAACGCTAAACGGTTATGGGATGCTCTTCACGAGCGGTTTGCAGTCGTTGATGGGTCTCGGATTCACCAAATTCAGGCGGGTCTCCGGGATTGTCATCAGTCGGAGGGGATGTCTGTCACGGTCTACTACGGAAAATTGTGTCAACTGTGGGATGACCTTGACAAACACCAACCCATTATTGAGTGTAAGTGCTGCTCAAATTGTACTAGTGCCAAGCAACACCTTGACCGCCGCGAATCAGATCGTTTACAGCAGTTTCTGTTGGGCCTTCTTTTCGCACCATATGCATCTCTTCGCTCTATAATTTTGGCGCAAAACCCGCTGCCGACTGTGGCTCGGGCTTATCACATGGTGTGCCAAGAATAG